Proteins from a single region of Tamandua tetradactyla isolate mTamTet1 chromosome 12, mTamTet1.pri, whole genome shotgun sequence:
- the PLEKHG3 gene encoding pleckstrin homology domain-containing family G member 3 isoform X5, translating into MGALLRKANLRGVPALGSDARMPISVSLHQEGNQERPVSLTSTSSSSGSSRDSRGAMEEPSGSGAPAGPGAGSPRGWLNMKGPLSPFSGRAAAGPAHHKLSYLGRVVREIVETERTYVQDLRSIVEDYLLKIIDTPGLLKPEQVSALFGNIESIYALSSQLLRDLDSCNSDPVAVASCFVERSQEFDIYTQYCNNYPNSVAALTECMRDKQQAKFFRDRQELLQHSLPLGSYLLKPVQRILKYHLLLQEIAKHFDEEEDGFEVVEDAIDTMTCVAWYINDMKRRHEHAVRLQEIQSLLINWKGPDLTTYGELVLEGTFRVHRVRNERAFFLFDKALLITKKRGDHFVYKGHIPCSSLMLIESARDSLCFTVTHYKHSKQQYSIQAKTAEEKRNWTHHIKRLILENHHTTIPQKAKEAILEMDSYYPNRYRCSPERLKKAWSSQDEVSTLVRQGRRQSEPTRHLLRQLNEKAARAAGMKGKGRRESEGSHRRPCVRSPTSAEKHLSFESVSSLPEVEPDPEPGTEHEVFAVMEVPSTEEMPSDTESPEVLETQLVAPERLLRMDHPGDMVDFVVAESTEDLKALSSEEEEEEMGATQEPESLLPPSVLDQASVIAERFVSSFSRRSSLTLEDGKSSGFGTPRLTSRSSSMLSLESGEKGPARCGSTTDSLSSQPPPEVDVNVGVATESSPSVNGTAPLSPGCPAEPDRSPCKKKDSMLSSRDRLLLDRIKSYYEHAEHHDVGFSIRRRESLSYIPKGLVRNSVSRFNSLPRPDPEPTALPGHKRQVGSRPASWALFELPGPGQGCSRDPAPITDAEFRPSSEILKLWEGVDSSRESPRKGLGQGQANGFDLHEPLFILEEHELGAITEESAAASPESASPTERPSPSLLARELKELVKELSSGAQGDLVTPLHPRIVQLSHVMDSHVSERVKNKVYQLARQYSLRIKSNKSEMARPPMQWEKAAPERDRKSPTVPCLHKEAGEPLGGKGKTKPALSLLNYEPTVVQEHSAPQPCSAEEASLQHFPSSPSAVGLRAASSGVRPSARSPRSPLSPFDTETFSWPDVRELRSKYASHDEGLQAEGSRPRGPPPPVNRSRSVPENMMVPLPSRGVSRCGSLGTRRGRGGREAAQPQPPGAPPQGEALYVTADLTLEGNRRVIVMEKGPLSGPAEGLEEKGSGQGPAMMVQGQDSQDAAEHWLREEGPKDPADPSQQGRVRNLREKFQALNSIG; encoded by the exons AATCTGCGTGGGGTGCCCGCCCTAGGCAGCGATGCCAGGATGCCCATCTCCGTCTCCCTCCACCAAGAAGGCAACCAGGAGCGGCCCGTGAGCCTGACCTCCACCAGCTCCTCGTCGGGCTCCTCCCGTGACAGCCGCGGCGCTATGGAGGAGCCCAGCGGCTCCGGGGCTCCGGCCGGGCCCGGGGCAGGCTCGCCGCGCGGCTGGCTGAACATGAAGGGCCCGCTCTCCCCGTTCAGTGGCCGGGCCGCCGCGGGGCCTGCGCACCACAAGCTCAGCTACCTGGGCCGGGTGGTGAGGGAGATCGTGGAGACGGAGCGAACGTACGTGCAGGATCTCCGCAGCATCGTGGAG GACTACCTCTTGAAGATCATCGACACGCCTGGGCTGCTGAAGCCGGAGCAAGTCAGTGCCCTCTTTGGGAACATAGAGAGCATCTACGCGCTGAGCAG CCAGCTACTCAGAGACTTGGACAGCTGCAATAGTGACCCTGTGGCTGTGGCCAGCTGCTTTGTGGAACGG AGCCAAGAGTTTGATATCTACACCCAGTATTGCAACAACTACCCCAA CTCAGTGGCTGCCCTGACGGAGTGCATGCGTGACAAGCAACAGGCCAAGTTCTTTCGGGACCGGCAGGAGCTGCTGCAGCACTCGCTGCCCTTGGGCTCCTACCTGCTGAAGCCAGTCCAGCGCATCCTCAAGTACCACCTGCTGCTCCAG GAAATCGCTAAACATTTTGATGAAGAAGAGGATGGCTTTGAAGTGGTGGAGGATGCCATCGACACCATGACCTGTGTGGCCTGGTACATCAACGACATGAAGAGGCGACACGAGCACGCTGTCCGGCTCCAG GAGATTCAGTCACTGCTCATCAACTGGAAGGGGCCAGACCTGACCACCTACGGAGAGCTCGTCCTGGAGGGCACCTTTCGCGTGCACCGTGTGCGCAATGAGCGGGCCTTCTTCCTCTTCGACAAAGCACTGCTCATCACCAAGAAGCGGGGCGATCACTTTGTCTACAAGGGCCACATCCCG TGCTCCTCCCTCATGCTGATAGAGAGCGCCAGAGACTCCCTGTGCTTCACTGTCACCCACTACAAGCACAGCAAGCAGCAGTACAGCATCCAG GCCAAAACAGCGGAGGAGAAACGAAACTGGACTCACCACATCAAGAGGCTCATCCTGGAGAACCACCATACCACCATCCCCCAGAAG GCCAAGGAAGCCATCCTGGAAATGGATTCCTATT ATCCCAACCGGTACCGCTGCAGCCCAGAGCGGCTGAAGAAGGCGTGGTCCTCTCAGGACGAGGTGTCCACCCTCGTGCGCCAGGGGCGCCGGCAGTCAG AGCCGACTAGACACCTGCTCAGGCAACTCAACGAGAAAG CAGCCAGAGCAGCAGGAATGAAG GGGAAGGGACGCAGGGAGTCAGAAGGCTCCCACAGAAGGCCCTGTGTCCGATCTCCAACTAGTGCCGAGAAACACTTGAGCTTTGAGTCTGTCTCTTCCCTACCAGAG gttgagCCAGACCCTGAGCCTGGGACAGAGCACGAGGTGTTTGCTGTCATGGAAGTTCCCAGCACTGAGGAAATGCCCTCAGACACAGAGTCTCCAGAAGTCCTGGAAACACAGCTGGTTGCCCCTGAGAGGTTGCTGCGGATGGATCACCCGGGTGACATGGTGGACTTCGTTGTGGCTGAGAGCACCGAGGACCTCAAGGCCCTGAgcagtgaggaggaggaggaagaaatggGGGCCACCCAGGAGCCCGAGAGCCTCCTGCCCCCGTCCGTCCTGGACCAGGCCAGTGTCATCGCTGAGCGGTTTGTCAGTAGCTTCTCCCGGCGGAGCAGCTTGACGCTGGAGGACGGCAAGTCCAGCGGCTTTGGGACCCCACGGCTGACTAGCCGTAGCAGCAGCATGCTCAGCCTGGAGAGCGGTGAAAAGGGCCCAGCCCGGTGTGGCAGCACCACAGACTCTCTCAGCTCCCAGCCCCCGCCAGAAGTGGATGTCAATGTGGGGGTGGCCACAGAGAGCAGCCCTTCAGTCAATGGGACAGCGCCTCTGAGCCCAGGCTGCCCAGCGGAGCCCGATAGGTCCCCCTGCAAGAAGAAGGATTCAATGCTTTCCTCCCGAGATCGGCTATTGCTGGACAGAATCAAGAGCTACTATGAGCATGCAGAGCATCACGACGTGGGCTTTAGTATCCGGCGCCGGGAGAGCCTCTCCTACATCCCCAAAGGGCTGGTGAGAAACTCTGTCTCCAGGTTCAACAGCCTTCCCAGGCCAGACCCAGAGCCCACGGCCCTGCCGGGGCACAAGAGACAGGTGGGCTCCCGACCGGCTTCATGGGCCCTGTTTGAGCTCCCAGGACCAGGCCAGGGTTGCTCCAGGGACCCAGCTCCCATCACAGATGCTGAGTTCCGACCTTCTTCGGAAATTCTGAAGCTCTGGGAGGGGGTGGATTCTTCCAGGGAGAGCCCTCGgaaggggctgggccagggccAGGCAAATGGCTTTGACCTGCATGAGCCACTGTTCATCCTGGAGGAGCACGAGTTGGGTGCCATCACTGAGGAATCAGCCGCTGCCTCGCCGGAAAGTGCTTCCCCCACCGAGCGGCCCAGCCCGTCCCTCTTGGCCCGGGAACTGAAGGAACTGGTGAAGGAGCTGAGCAGTGGTGCACAGGGGGACCTGGTGACTCCGCTGCACCCCCGCATTGTGCAGCTCTCCCACGTGATGGACAGCCATGTGAGCGAGCGTGTCAAAAACAAGGTCTACCAGCTGGCCCGCCAGTACAGCCTCCGGATCAAGAGCAACAAGTCAGAGATGGCCAGGCCACCAATGCAGTGGGAAAAGGCGGCGCCCGAGAGGGACAGGAAGAGCCCCACTGTTCCCTGCCTGCACAAGGAGGCTGGAGAGCCATTGGGTGGCAAAG GTAAAACAAAACCGGCGTTGTCCCTCCTCAATTATGAGCCGACGGTGGTCCAGGAGCACAGCGCCCCCCAGCCCTGCTCTGCCGAGGAGGCGTCGCTGCAGCATTTCCCCTCCAGCCCCTCTGCTGTCGGCCTGAGGGCGGCCTCGTCTGGGGTCCGGCCCTCTGCCCGCAGCCCCCGCAGCCCCCTCAGCCCCTTCGACACTGAGACCTTCAGCTGGCCCGATGTCCGAGAGCTTCGCTCCAAGTATGCCTCCCACGACGAGGGGCTCCAGGCTGAGGGCAGCCGGCCCCGGGGCCCACCACCACCAGTCAACCGGAGCCGTTCGGTGCCTGAAAACATGATGGTGCCTCTGCCCTCACGTGGGGTGAGCCGCTGTGGCAGCCTGGGCACCAGGAGGGGCCGAGGGGGCAGGGAGgctgcccagccccagcctcctgGGGCACCGCCCCAAGGCGAAGCCTTGTATGTCACCGCAGACCTCACCCTGGAGGGCAACCGGCGGGTGATTGTAATGGAGAAGGGGCCCCTGTCAGGCCCCGCGGAGGGGCTAGAGGAAAAGGGCAGTGGTCAGGGACCAGCCATGATGGTGCAGGGCCAGGATTCCCAGGATGCTGCAGAGCATTGGCTGAGGGAAGAGGGGCCCAAGGACCCAGCGGACCCAAGCCAGCAGGGAAGAGTGAGAAACCTTCGGGAGAAATTCCAGGCCTTGAACTCCATAGGCTGA
- the PLEKHG3 gene encoding pleckstrin homology domain-containing family G member 3 isoform X4 — translation MGALLRKANLRGVPALGSDARMPISVSLHQEGNQERPVSLTSTSSSSGSSRDSRGAMEEPSGSGAPAGPGAGSPRGWLNMKGPLSPFSGRAAAGPAHHKLSYLGRVVREIVETERTYVQDLRSIVEDYLLKIIDTPGLLKPEQVSALFGNIESIYALSSQLLRDLDSCNSDPVAVASCFVERSQEFDIYTQYCNNYPNSVAALTECMRDKQQAKFFRDRQELLQHSLPLGSYLLKPVQRILKYHLLLQEIAKHFDEEEDGFEVVEDAIDTMTCVAWYINDMKRRHEHAVRLQEIQSLLINWKGPDLTTYGELVLEGTFRVHRVRNERAFFLFDKALLITKKRGDHFVYKGHIPCSSLMLIESARDSLCFTVTHYKHSKQQYSIQAKTAEEKRNWTHHIKRLILENHHTTIPQKAKEAILEMDSYYPNRYRCSPERLKKAWSSQDEVSTLVRQGRRQSEPTRHLLRQLNEKAARAAGMKHAGSAGTLLDFGQLPCPQGPQPETEGSAQEEQEEQEEEEVVVEEEEEQAFQVSLTDLAGHEGNKKGAGLEPPGSEEEEEVEEEEEEEEEEEESLAVAEQGKGRRESEGSHRRPCVRSPTSAEKHLSFESVSSLPEVEPDPEPGTEHEVFAVMEVPSTEEMPSDTESPEVLETQLVAPERLLRMDHPGDMVDFVVAESTEDLKALSSEEEEEEMGATQEPESLLPPSVLDQASVIAERFVSSFSRRSSLTLEDGKSSGFGTPRLTSRSSSMLSLESGEKGPARCGSTTDSLSSQPPPEVDVNVGVATESSPSVNGTAPLSPGCPAEPDRSPCKKKDSMLSSRDRLLLDRIKSYYEHAEHHDVGFSIRRRESLSYIPKGLVRNSVSRFNSLPRPDPEPTALPGHKRQVGSRPASWALFELPGPGQGCSRDPAPITDAEFRPSSEILKLWEGVDSSRESPRKGLGQGQANGFDLHEPLFILEEHELGAITEESAAASPESASPTERPSPSLLARELKELVKELSSGAQGDLVTPLHPRIVQLSHVMDSHVSERVKNKVYQLARQYSLRIKSNKSEMARPPMQWEKAAPERDRKSPTVPCLHKEAGEPLGGKGKTKPALSLLNYEPTVVQEHSAPQPCSAEEASLQHFPSSPSAVGLRAASSGVRPSARSPRSPLSPFDTETFSWPDVRELRSKYASHDEGLQAEGSRPRGPPPPVNRSRSVPENMMVPLPSRGVSRCGSLGTRRGRGGREAAQPQPPGAPPQGEALYVTADLTLEGNRRVIVMEKGPLSGPAEGLEEKGSGQGPAMMVQGQDSQDAAEHWLREEGPKDPADPSQQGRVRNLREKFQALNSIG, via the exons AATCTGCGTGGGGTGCCCGCCCTAGGCAGCGATGCCAGGATGCCCATCTCCGTCTCCCTCCACCAAGAAGGCAACCAGGAGCGGCCCGTGAGCCTGACCTCCACCAGCTCCTCGTCGGGCTCCTCCCGTGACAGCCGCGGCGCTATGGAGGAGCCCAGCGGCTCCGGGGCTCCGGCCGGGCCCGGGGCAGGCTCGCCGCGCGGCTGGCTGAACATGAAGGGCCCGCTCTCCCCGTTCAGTGGCCGGGCCGCCGCGGGGCCTGCGCACCACAAGCTCAGCTACCTGGGCCGGGTGGTGAGGGAGATCGTGGAGACGGAGCGAACGTACGTGCAGGATCTCCGCAGCATCGTGGAG GACTACCTCTTGAAGATCATCGACACGCCTGGGCTGCTGAAGCCGGAGCAAGTCAGTGCCCTCTTTGGGAACATAGAGAGCATCTACGCGCTGAGCAG CCAGCTACTCAGAGACTTGGACAGCTGCAATAGTGACCCTGTGGCTGTGGCCAGCTGCTTTGTGGAACGG AGCCAAGAGTTTGATATCTACACCCAGTATTGCAACAACTACCCCAA CTCAGTGGCTGCCCTGACGGAGTGCATGCGTGACAAGCAACAGGCCAAGTTCTTTCGGGACCGGCAGGAGCTGCTGCAGCACTCGCTGCCCTTGGGCTCCTACCTGCTGAAGCCAGTCCAGCGCATCCTCAAGTACCACCTGCTGCTCCAG GAAATCGCTAAACATTTTGATGAAGAAGAGGATGGCTTTGAAGTGGTGGAGGATGCCATCGACACCATGACCTGTGTGGCCTGGTACATCAACGACATGAAGAGGCGACACGAGCACGCTGTCCGGCTCCAG GAGATTCAGTCACTGCTCATCAACTGGAAGGGGCCAGACCTGACCACCTACGGAGAGCTCGTCCTGGAGGGCACCTTTCGCGTGCACCGTGTGCGCAATGAGCGGGCCTTCTTCCTCTTCGACAAAGCACTGCTCATCACCAAGAAGCGGGGCGATCACTTTGTCTACAAGGGCCACATCCCG TGCTCCTCCCTCATGCTGATAGAGAGCGCCAGAGACTCCCTGTGCTTCACTGTCACCCACTACAAGCACAGCAAGCAGCAGTACAGCATCCAG GCCAAAACAGCGGAGGAGAAACGAAACTGGACTCACCACATCAAGAGGCTCATCCTGGAGAACCACCATACCACCATCCCCCAGAAG GCCAAGGAAGCCATCCTGGAAATGGATTCCTATT ATCCCAACCGGTACCGCTGCAGCCCAGAGCGGCTGAAGAAGGCGTGGTCCTCTCAGGACGAGGTGTCCACCCTCGTGCGCCAGGGGCGCCGGCAGTCAG AGCCGACTAGACACCTGCTCAGGCAACTCAACGAGAAAG CAGCCAGAGCAGCAGGAATGAAG CATGCGGGCAGTGCCGGCACGCTTCTGGACTTCGGGCAGCTCCCCTGTCCTCAGGGCCCGCAGCCCGAGACTGAAGGGTCTGcccaggaggagcaggaggagcaagaggaggaggaggtggtggtggaggaggaggaagagcaggCCTTTCAGGTCTCTCTGACGGACCTGGCCGGGCATGAAGGCAACAAGAAGGGGGCCGGGCTGGAGCCCCCAGGctcggaggaggaggaggaggtggaggaggaggaggaggaggaggaggaggaggaggagagcctGGCAGTAGCGGAGCAG GGGAAGGGACGCAGGGAGTCAGAAGGCTCCCACAGAAGGCCCTGTGTCCGATCTCCAACTAGTGCCGAGAAACACTTGAGCTTTGAGTCTGTCTCTTCCCTACCAGAG gttgagCCAGACCCTGAGCCTGGGACAGAGCACGAGGTGTTTGCTGTCATGGAAGTTCCCAGCACTGAGGAAATGCCCTCAGACACAGAGTCTCCAGAAGTCCTGGAAACACAGCTGGTTGCCCCTGAGAGGTTGCTGCGGATGGATCACCCGGGTGACATGGTGGACTTCGTTGTGGCTGAGAGCACCGAGGACCTCAAGGCCCTGAgcagtgaggaggaggaggaagaaatggGGGCCACCCAGGAGCCCGAGAGCCTCCTGCCCCCGTCCGTCCTGGACCAGGCCAGTGTCATCGCTGAGCGGTTTGTCAGTAGCTTCTCCCGGCGGAGCAGCTTGACGCTGGAGGACGGCAAGTCCAGCGGCTTTGGGACCCCACGGCTGACTAGCCGTAGCAGCAGCATGCTCAGCCTGGAGAGCGGTGAAAAGGGCCCAGCCCGGTGTGGCAGCACCACAGACTCTCTCAGCTCCCAGCCCCCGCCAGAAGTGGATGTCAATGTGGGGGTGGCCACAGAGAGCAGCCCTTCAGTCAATGGGACAGCGCCTCTGAGCCCAGGCTGCCCAGCGGAGCCCGATAGGTCCCCCTGCAAGAAGAAGGATTCAATGCTTTCCTCCCGAGATCGGCTATTGCTGGACAGAATCAAGAGCTACTATGAGCATGCAGAGCATCACGACGTGGGCTTTAGTATCCGGCGCCGGGAGAGCCTCTCCTACATCCCCAAAGGGCTGGTGAGAAACTCTGTCTCCAGGTTCAACAGCCTTCCCAGGCCAGACCCAGAGCCCACGGCCCTGCCGGGGCACAAGAGACAGGTGGGCTCCCGACCGGCTTCATGGGCCCTGTTTGAGCTCCCAGGACCAGGCCAGGGTTGCTCCAGGGACCCAGCTCCCATCACAGATGCTGAGTTCCGACCTTCTTCGGAAATTCTGAAGCTCTGGGAGGGGGTGGATTCTTCCAGGGAGAGCCCTCGgaaggggctgggccagggccAGGCAAATGGCTTTGACCTGCATGAGCCACTGTTCATCCTGGAGGAGCACGAGTTGGGTGCCATCACTGAGGAATCAGCCGCTGCCTCGCCGGAAAGTGCTTCCCCCACCGAGCGGCCCAGCCCGTCCCTCTTGGCCCGGGAACTGAAGGAACTGGTGAAGGAGCTGAGCAGTGGTGCACAGGGGGACCTGGTGACTCCGCTGCACCCCCGCATTGTGCAGCTCTCCCACGTGATGGACAGCCATGTGAGCGAGCGTGTCAAAAACAAGGTCTACCAGCTGGCCCGCCAGTACAGCCTCCGGATCAAGAGCAACAAGTCAGAGATGGCCAGGCCACCAATGCAGTGGGAAAAGGCGGCGCCCGAGAGGGACAGGAAGAGCCCCACTGTTCCCTGCCTGCACAAGGAGGCTGGAGAGCCATTGGGTGGCAAAG GTAAAACAAAACCGGCGTTGTCCCTCCTCAATTATGAGCCGACGGTGGTCCAGGAGCACAGCGCCCCCCAGCCCTGCTCTGCCGAGGAGGCGTCGCTGCAGCATTTCCCCTCCAGCCCCTCTGCTGTCGGCCTGAGGGCGGCCTCGTCTGGGGTCCGGCCCTCTGCCCGCAGCCCCCGCAGCCCCCTCAGCCCCTTCGACACTGAGACCTTCAGCTGGCCCGATGTCCGAGAGCTTCGCTCCAAGTATGCCTCCCACGACGAGGGGCTCCAGGCTGAGGGCAGCCGGCCCCGGGGCCCACCACCACCAGTCAACCGGAGCCGTTCGGTGCCTGAAAACATGATGGTGCCTCTGCCCTCACGTGGGGTGAGCCGCTGTGGCAGCCTGGGCACCAGGAGGGGCCGAGGGGGCAGGGAGgctgcccagccccagcctcctgGGGCACCGCCCCAAGGCGAAGCCTTGTATGTCACCGCAGACCTCACCCTGGAGGGCAACCGGCGGGTGATTGTAATGGAGAAGGGGCCCCTGTCAGGCCCCGCGGAGGGGCTAGAGGAAAAGGGCAGTGGTCAGGGACCAGCCATGATGGTGCAGGGCCAGGATTCCCAGGATGCTGCAGAGCATTGGCTGAGGGAAGAGGGGCCCAAGGACCCAGCGGACCCAAGCCAGCAGGGAAGAGTGAGAAACCTTCGGGAGAAATTCCAGGCCTTGAACTCCATAGGCTGA